The following are encoded in a window of Vigna unguiculata cultivar IT97K-499-35 chromosome 8, ASM411807v1, whole genome shotgun sequence genomic DNA:
- the LOC114194557 gene encoding mannose-1-phosphate guanylyltransferase 1: MKALILVGGFGTRLRPLTLSFPKPLVDFANKPMILHQIEALKAIGVTEVVLAINYQPEVMLNFLKDFETKLGIKITCSQETEPLGTAGPLALARDKLIDDSGEPFFVLNSDVISEYPLKEMIEFHKGHGGEASIMVTKVDEPSKYGVVVMEEKTGQVDKFVEKPKLFVGNKINAGIYLLNPSVLDRIELRPTSIEKEVFPNIAAEKKLFAMVLPGFWMDIGQPRDYISGLRLYLDSLRKKSSSKLASGSQIVGNVIVDETAKIGEGCLIGPDVAIGPGCIIEQGVRLKSCTVMRGVRVKKHACISSSIIGWHSTVGQWARVDNMTILGEDVHVCDEIYSNGGVVLPHKEIKSNILKPEIVM, translated from the exons ATGAAGGCATTGATTCTGGTTGGGGGATTTGGAACAAGGTTGAGACCACTAACACTCAGTTTCCCTAAGCCTCTTGTTGATTTTGCTAACAAGCCTATGATTCTGCATCAG ATAGAGGCCCTTAAGGCCATTGGAGTTACTGAGGTGGTGCTAGCCATCAATTACCAACCAGAG GTTATGTTGAATTTTTTGAAGGATTTTGAAACAAAGCTTGGCATCAAGATCACGTGTTCTCAAGAAACTGAACCACTAGGAACAGCAGGTCCCCTGGCTCTTGCTAGGGATAAGCTGATAGATGACTCTGGAGAGCCCTTTTTTGTTCTCAACAGTGATGTTATCAGTGAGTACCCACTTAAAGAGATGATTGAATTCCATAAAGGCCATGGAGGAGAGGCTTCCATAATGGTAACAAAG GTGGACGAGCCATCAAAATATGGTGTGGTTGTGATGGAAGAGAAGACAGGGCAGGTTGATAAATTTGTTGAGAAACCAAAATTGTTTGTTGGCAACAAAATCAATGCTGGAATTTATCTGTTGAATCCCTCTGTTTTGGATCGAATTGAATTGAGGCCCACATCTATCGAGAAAGAGGTGTTTCCAAATATTGCTGCAGAGAAAAAGCTGTTTGCAATGGTACTGCCAGGATTCTGGATGGACATTGGACAGCCGAGGGACTATATTTCTGGCCTGAGGCTTTACCTGGACTCATTGAGGAAGAAGTCATCTTCTAAGTTGGCCAGTGGGTCTCAAATTGTGGGGAATGTCATTGTGGATGAGACAGCCAAAATTGGTGAGGGATGTCTCATTGGACCAGATGTTGCTATTGGTCCTGGCTGCATCATTGAACAAGGTGTTAGACTCAAAAGCTGCACAGTAATGCGAGGAGTGAGGGTTAAGAAGCATGCTTGTATATCCAGCAGTATTATTGGGTGGCATTCCACTGTTGGTCAATGGGCTCGAGTGGATAATATGACCATCCTCGGAGAAGATGTCCATGTATGTGATGAAATTTACAGCAATGGTGGTGTTGTTTTGCCCCACAAGGAGATCAAGTCAAATATTCTGAAGCCAGAGATTGTCATGTGA